The following coding sequences are from one Salvia hispanica cultivar TCC Black 2014 chromosome 3, UniMelb_Shisp_WGS_1.0, whole genome shotgun sequence window:
- the LOC125213304 gene encoding aspartokinase 2, chloroplastic-like isoform X1 — protein sequence MAATLNLCSDFFCKSKNASGFQPMELLRRQQCLHFTAPPLSVSPSLPSVSGHCMSLRLRCEGGRADVLERSDTQSRGSDQAPSENELTCVMKFGGSSVASAERMREVAGLILSFPDERPVVVLSAMGKTTNKLLSAGEKSVTCGVSNVSDLEELAFIKELHLRTADELGVESTIISKHLFELEQLLNGIAMMKEMTPRTKDYLVSFGECMSTRLFAAYLNKIGVKARQYDAFDIGFITTDDFTNADILEATYPAVAKRLRGDWINDSAIPIVTGFLGKGWRSCAVTTLGRGGSDLTATTIGKALGLREIQVWKDVDGVLTCDPNIYSRAAPVPYLTFDEAAELAYFGAQVLHPQSMRPAREGGIPVRVKNSYNPKAPGTLITRSRDMSEAVLTSIVLKRNVTMLDIVSTRMLGQVGFLAKVFAIFEDLGISVDVVATSEVSISLTLDPSKLWSRELIQQASELDHVVGELKKIAVVNLLQHRSIISLIGNVQRSSLIIEKAFHVLRGNGVNVQMISQGASKVNISLIVNDSEAEQCVRSLHTAFFETDLSGVVFESKSQNGSA from the exons ATGGCGGCGACATTGAATTTATGTAGCGATTTCTTCTGCAAGAGCAAAAATGCTTCGGGATTTCAGCCTATGGAGCTTCTTCGTAGGCAGCAATGTCTTCATTTCACGGCTCCTCCGTTGTCAGTGTCACCTTCGCTGCCTTCTGTTTCGGGTCACTGTATGTCTCTGAGATTGAGATGTGAGGGTGGTAGGGCTGATGTGCTTGAAAGGAGTGATACTCAGAGCCGCGGCTCTGATCAAGCTCCGAGCGAGAATGAGCTTACTTGCGTGATGAAGTTTGGCGGTTCGTCGGTCGCCTCAGCCGAGAGGATGAGAGAAGTGGCTGGCCTCATTCTCAGCTTTCCGGACGAGAGACCTGTCGTTGTTCTTTCTGCTATGGGGAAAACGACGAACAAGCTCTTATCG GCTGGAGAGAAGTCTGTCACTTGTGGTGTTTCGAATGTGTCTGATCTCGAAGAATTGGCCTTCATCAAAGAGTTGCATCTGAG GACTGCGGATGAGCTAGGAGTGGAGAGCACAATTATATCTA AACACCTTTTTGAGTTGGAACAGCTTTTGAATGGGATTGCTATGATGAAAGAGATGACACCAAGAACAAAAGACTACTTGGTTTCTTTTGGGGAATGCATGTCCACAAGGCTTTTTGCTGcctatttgaataaaataggCGTAAAAGCTCGACAA TATGATGCCTTTGACATTGGTTTTATAACCACTGATGATTTCACGAATGCGGATATTTTGGAAGCAACTTATCCAGCTGTGGCAAAGAGATTGCGTGGGGATTGGATTAATGATTCTGCTATTCCTATTGTTACTGGCTTCCTTGGGAAG GGTTGGAGAAGTTGTGCAGTGACCACGCTAGGGAGAGGTGGTAGCGACTTAACTGCCACAACAATTGGGAAAGCTTTGGGTTTAAGAGAAATCCAG GTGTGGAAAGATGTTGATGGCGTTCTCACATGTGATCCTAATATATATTCCCGCGCTGCACCTGTGCCCTATCTAACTTTCGATGAAGCTGCTGAACTTGCTTATTTTGGTGCCCAG GTCCTCCATCCACAGTCCATGAGGCCTGCTAGGGAAGGTGGTATTCCTGTGCGAGTGAAGAACTCTTACAATCCAAAAGCTCCCGGAACCCTTATCACTAGATCAAGGGACATGAGTGAG GCTGTACTTACTAGCATTGTCTTGAAAAGGAATGTTACAATGTTGGATATCGTGAGCACAAGAATGCTTGGCCAAGTTGGTTTTCTAGCTAAG GTTTTCGCAATTTTTGAGGATCTAGGCATATCCGTTGATGTTGTTGCCACTAGTGAAGTGAGCATTTCCTTGACGTTGGACCCTTCCAAGCTTTGGAGTAGAGAACTTATTCAGCAGGCAAGC GAATTAGACCATGTGGTGGgagaactaaaaaaaattgctgtTGTAAATCTTCTCCAGCACAGATCCATCATCTCTCTCATTGGAAATGTTCAGAGATCCTCACTGATAATCGAAAAG GCGTTCCATGTCCTTCGGGGTAATGGAGTAAACGTTCAGATGATCTCTCAAGGTGCTTCGAAGGTGAATATATCGCTGATTGTAAACGACAGTGAAGCAGAACAATGTGTAAGGTCTCTTCACACAGCCTTCTTCGAGACTGATCTCTCTGGAGTTGTTTTCGAAAGTAAATCTCAAAATGGTTCGGCTTGA
- the LOC125213304 gene encoding aspartokinase 2, chloroplastic-like isoform X2, whose product MAATLNLCSDFFCKSKNASGFQPMELLRRQQCLHFTAPPLSVSPSLPSVSGHCMSLRLRCEGGRADVLERSDTQSRGSDQAPSENELTCVMKFGGSSVASAERMREVAGLILSFPDERPVVVLSAMGKTTNKLLSAGEKSVTCGVSNVSDLEELAFIKELHLRTADELGVESTIISKHLFELEQLLNGIAMMKEMTPRTKDYLVSFGECMSTRLFAAYLNKIGVKARQYDAFDIGFITTDDFTNADILEATYPAVAKRLRGDWINDSAIPIVTGFLGKGWRSCAVTTLGRGGSDLTATTIGKALGLREIQVWKDVDGVLTCDPNIYSRAAPVPYLTFDEAAELAYFGAQVLHPQSMRPAREGGIPVRVKNSYNPKAPGTLITRSRDMSEAVLTSIVLKRNVTMLDIVSTRMLGQVGFLAKVFAIFEDLGISVDVVATSEVSISLTLDPSKLWSRELIQQELDHVVGELKKIAVVNLLQHRSIISLIGNVQRSSLIIEKAFHVLRGNGVNVQMISQGASKVNISLIVNDSEAEQCVRSLHTAFFETDLSGVVFESKSQNGSA is encoded by the exons ATGGCGGCGACATTGAATTTATGTAGCGATTTCTTCTGCAAGAGCAAAAATGCTTCGGGATTTCAGCCTATGGAGCTTCTTCGTAGGCAGCAATGTCTTCATTTCACGGCTCCTCCGTTGTCAGTGTCACCTTCGCTGCCTTCTGTTTCGGGTCACTGTATGTCTCTGAGATTGAGATGTGAGGGTGGTAGGGCTGATGTGCTTGAAAGGAGTGATACTCAGAGCCGCGGCTCTGATCAAGCTCCGAGCGAGAATGAGCTTACTTGCGTGATGAAGTTTGGCGGTTCGTCGGTCGCCTCAGCCGAGAGGATGAGAGAAGTGGCTGGCCTCATTCTCAGCTTTCCGGACGAGAGACCTGTCGTTGTTCTTTCTGCTATGGGGAAAACGACGAACAAGCTCTTATCG GCTGGAGAGAAGTCTGTCACTTGTGGTGTTTCGAATGTGTCTGATCTCGAAGAATTGGCCTTCATCAAAGAGTTGCATCTGAG GACTGCGGATGAGCTAGGAGTGGAGAGCACAATTATATCTA AACACCTTTTTGAGTTGGAACAGCTTTTGAATGGGATTGCTATGATGAAAGAGATGACACCAAGAACAAAAGACTACTTGGTTTCTTTTGGGGAATGCATGTCCACAAGGCTTTTTGCTGcctatttgaataaaataggCGTAAAAGCTCGACAA TATGATGCCTTTGACATTGGTTTTATAACCACTGATGATTTCACGAATGCGGATATTTTGGAAGCAACTTATCCAGCTGTGGCAAAGAGATTGCGTGGGGATTGGATTAATGATTCTGCTATTCCTATTGTTACTGGCTTCCTTGGGAAG GGTTGGAGAAGTTGTGCAGTGACCACGCTAGGGAGAGGTGGTAGCGACTTAACTGCCACAACAATTGGGAAAGCTTTGGGTTTAAGAGAAATCCAG GTGTGGAAAGATGTTGATGGCGTTCTCACATGTGATCCTAATATATATTCCCGCGCTGCACCTGTGCCCTATCTAACTTTCGATGAAGCTGCTGAACTTGCTTATTTTGGTGCCCAG GTCCTCCATCCACAGTCCATGAGGCCTGCTAGGGAAGGTGGTATTCCTGTGCGAGTGAAGAACTCTTACAATCCAAAAGCTCCCGGAACCCTTATCACTAGATCAAGGGACATGAGTGAG GCTGTACTTACTAGCATTGTCTTGAAAAGGAATGTTACAATGTTGGATATCGTGAGCACAAGAATGCTTGGCCAAGTTGGTTTTCTAGCTAAG GTTTTCGCAATTTTTGAGGATCTAGGCATATCCGTTGATGTTGTTGCCACTAGTGAAGTGAGCATTTCCTTGACGTTGGACCCTTCCAAGCTTTGGAGTAGAGAACTTATTCAGCAG GAATTAGACCATGTGGTGGgagaactaaaaaaaattgctgtTGTAAATCTTCTCCAGCACAGATCCATCATCTCTCTCATTGGAAATGTTCAGAGATCCTCACTGATAATCGAAAAG GCGTTCCATGTCCTTCGGGGTAATGGAGTAAACGTTCAGATGATCTCTCAAGGTGCTTCGAAGGTGAATATATCGCTGATTGTAAACGACAGTGAAGCAGAACAATGTGTAAGGTCTCTTCACACAGCCTTCTTCGAGACTGATCTCTCTGGAGTTGTTTTCGAAAGTAAATCTCAAAATGGTTCGGCTTGA